One genomic segment of Syngnathus acus chromosome 1, fSynAcu1.2, whole genome shotgun sequence includes these proteins:
- the zgc:158803 gene encoding LUC7 domain-containing protein: MSAQAQMRAMLDQLMGTGRDGDSMRQRIKFSDDRVCKSHLLDSCPHDILSGTRMDLGECVKVHDLALRADFEIASKEHEYFFELDAAEHLQTFIADCDRRTELAKKRLAETQDEISAEVTAKAERVHELNEEIGKLLASAEQLGGEGNVEEAQQLLEKVEKTRALKKEAEDVYRNSMPASSFQQQKLRVCEVCSAYLGLHDNDRRLADHFGGKLHLGFIEIREKLEKLRKAVVEKQETMRSRRREERERDDERDRQWEVEREREREREKEREREREWERERERRRSRSRSGERYRDGGSSSSHRSRRHRSSRSREEGGDRDRERERRHRHKDRHRSHSHSHRHKGKRSSGERSSHTRDFEPSLPKERSEERVLDEWRDNRAEFKDWEDRERSTSPDMAREQERERSLSLERDRHSSSEERESGEI, encoded by the exons ATGTCGGCCCAGGCTCAGATGCGAGCGATGCTGGACCAGCTCATGGGGACGGGGAGAGACG gAGACTCCATGAGGCAGAGGATTAAATTCTCAGATGACCGGGTGTGCAAAAGTCACCTTTTGGATTCCTGCCCTCATGACATTCTCTCAGGCACT AGAATGGACCTCGGCGAGTGTGTCAAAGTCCATGACCTGGCCCTGAGAGCAGATTTTGAGATTGCCTCCAAGGAGCATGAATACTTTTTTGAGCTTGAT GCTGCTGAGCACCTTCAGACTTTTATCGCCGACTGCGACCGCAGGACCGAGCTGGCCAAGAAGCGTTTAGCAGAGACTCAAGATGAAATCAGTGCTGAAGTAACAGCAAAG GCCGAACGTGTCCACGAGTTGAACGAAGAGATCGGGAAGCTGCTTGCCAGCGCCGAGCAGCTGGGAGGCGAGGGCAACGTAGAAGAGGCCCAGCAGTTGCTTGAGAAGGTGGAGAAGACCCGcgccttgaagaaagaagcaGAG GATGTTTACAGAAACTCAATGCCAGCCTCCAGTTTCCAGCAGCAAaaactgcgtgtgtgtgaagtATGCTCTGCGTACTTGGGGCTCCATGACAACGATCGGCGTCTTGCTGACCACTTTGGGGGCAAACTTCACCTGGGCTTCATTGAAATTCGCGAGAAATTGGAAAAGCTCAGG AAAGCAGTGGTGGAGAAACAAGAAACAATGCGATCCAGACGCAGAGAGGAACGAGAACGAGATGACGAACGGGACAGACAGTGGGAGGTGGAACGGGAACGGGAAAGGGAGCGAGAGAAGGAGCGGGAGAGGGAGCGAGAGTGGGAGCGAGAGCGGGAGCGCAGGAG GTCGCGATCCAGAAGCGGAGAGCGATACAG AGATGGAGGCAGTTCGTCCTCCCACCGGTCAAGGCGCCACCGCTCTTCTCGTTCTAGAGAGGAGGGCGGCGACCGGGATCGGGAGCGAGAGAGGAGGCATCGGCACAAGGACAGACACCGCTCGCATTCGCACTCTCACAGACACAAGGGAAAGAG GTCCTCCGGAGAAAGATCATCACACACCCGTGACTTTGAGCCCTCGCTGCCCAAGGAGCGGAGTGAGGAGCGCGTCTTGGATGAGTGGCGTGACAACCGGGCAGAGTTCAAAGACTGGGAGGACCGGGAGAGGTCTACCTCCCCAGACATGGCGAGGGAGCAGGAGCGGGAGAGATCTCTGTCCTTGGAGCGGGACCGACATTCCAGCTCTGAGGAACGGGAGTCGGGAGAGATTTAA
- the LOC119123184 gene encoding TRIO and F-actin-binding protein-like isoform X2, which produces MSRLDENDKWRKHWFVLDDESLKYYKDPEAEESDDLDGEIHLSACVNVSDWDVEKNYGLQIQTKRAVFTLSTVTSRLRRNWVTLLKQAIQNNTHQSESVSQKENPLSRGPSSCQPAARFTCSDSTAARSPPVEGLHPPADVDVHAEVSSEPLRREEQEEGWDRDWAKRLEERNKWFEDAAPFSEMSSRWDCMELKRGSVPVPVIDPTDTEVNRKWMEFESLSFRDMSAQSLIGVQASDSRVDTQNCHSRTDKDEGFVTSSPSDFSREAPATVNRSHIVQTNTAEALQKEALSLREQMESIKRERPAKLINVDSPCGPGAPCVARLEAMEASHHKELQELQEKHEKEIGELEGRKNKTLEEERQASAKAMEALKEAHKEELEKARRLPGGDARAEASCRSHMLPVDVWHRELDVLSERFSEKCMQLSITERSSQRKESDLECKERELQQLWRENQELKAKLAEEISRMRYFITGQRPDVRSLGNVASEVEMVLRAKENEVQSLKKEVNCLQSEVQSLAKEKQAAYERYKEAYVELSDLKGRSRLEVDALNEHLRLVNAARQERAREACDQ; this is translated from the exons ATGTCTCGACTGGATGAAAACGACAag tgGAGGAAACACTGGTTTGTTCTGGATGATGAGTCGCTGAAATATTACAAGGACCCAGAGGCTGAGGAG TCAGATGACTTGGACGGAGAAATTCACTTATCCGCTTGTGTCAACGTGTCAGACTgggatgtggaaaaaaactaCGGGCTCCAGATTCAa ACAAAGAGGGCAGTGTTCACTCTCTCTACAGTGACCTCTAGATTGCGGCGGAACTGGGTGACGTTACTGAAGCAGGCCATCCAGAACAACACGCA ccaatcagaaagcgTCAGCCAGAAAGAGAACCCCCTCTCCCGCGGCCCGTCGTCATGCCAACCGGCTGCTCGCTTCACCTGTTCCGACAGCACAGCTGCCCGCTCCCCTCCGGTTGAAGGCCTCCATCCGCCAGCAGACGTGGACGTGCATGCGGAGGTGAGCTCAGAACCTCTCAGACGAGAAGAACAGGAGGAGGGTTGGGACCGGGATTGGGCTAAGcggctggaggagaggaacaagTGGTTTGAGGACGCTGCCCCCTTCAGCGAGATGAGCAGCCGGTGGGACTGCATGGAGCTGAAGAGGGGGAGTGTACCCGTGCCCGTCATTGACCCCACGGACACAGAGGTCAACAGGAAGTGGATGGAATTTGAGAGCCTGTCATTTAGGGACATGAGCGCGCAGTCACTCATCGGAGTCCAGGCCTCTGATTCTCGTGTTGACACCCAGAACTGTCACTCAAGAACTGACAAGGATGAAGGGTTTGTCACCAGTTCCCCAAGTGACTTCTCAAGGGAGGCTCCTGCAACTGTAAACAGGTCACACATTgttcaaacaaacacagccgAAGCACTTCAAAAGGAG GCACTGTCGCTTAGAGAGCAAATGGAGAGCATTAAAAGAGAGCGTCCTGCCAAGCTGATAAACGTGGACAGTCCATGTGGACCCGGGGCCCCCTGCGTGGCCCGGCTTGAAGCCATGGAAGCATCCCATCACAAAGAACTGCAAGAGCTGCAGGAAAAACACGAGAAGGAGATCGGCGAGTTAGAGGgacgaaaaaacaaaacgctgGAGGAGGAACGGCAAGCTTCTGCTAAAG CCATGGAGGCCCTGAAAGAAGCCCACAAAGAGGAGCTGGAGAAGGCCAGGCGGCTGCCTGGGGGAGACGCACGTGCGGAGGCATCTTGCAGAAGCCACAT gTTGCCGGTGGACGTGTGGCATCGTGAGTTGGATGTCCTGTCTGAGCGTTTCTCCGAGAAATGTATGCAGCTGAGTATCACCGAGCGGAGCagccaaagaaaagaaagcgaTCTGGAATGCAAAGAAAGAGAGTTGCAACAGCTTTGGAGAGAGAACCAG gagCTTAAAGCCAAGCTGGCCGAAGAGATTAGCCGCATGCGCTATTTCATCACAGGACAGAGGCCGGACGTGCGGTCCCTTGGCAACGTGGCATCAGAAGTTGAG ATGGTGCTCCGAGCCAAAGAAAATGAGGTGCAGTCTCTTAAGAAAGAGGTCAACTGCCTTCAAAGTGAAGTCCAGTCTCTCGCTAAG GAGAAGCAGGCAGCCTATGAGCGCTACAAGGAGGCTTATGTGGAGCTGAGTGATTTGAAGGGTCGAAGCAGGTTGGAGGTGGATGCTCTCAATGAACACTTGAGACTAGTCAACGCTGCACGACAGGAGAGAGCGAGGGAAGCCTGTGACCAATGA
- the pane1 gene encoding centromere protein M gives MSLLRPFSRQLALNTASILLVEREEEFQQRLAEALVEETAVTLNVRLAKSLPLPSENQHSRPRIDLVVFIINLASELSLHSAQASLKYLDPGYFLGKVCFMATNARSVMASPERLDALRELASSLHCTLLFAEDQTADGVTNASERLLTILKVAAGLVPMTTALYLSNLTMCTVPSETNEVDYG, from the exons ATGTCGTTGCTGAGACCTTTTAGTAGGCAGCTTGCTTTGAACACCGCAAGTATATTG CTGGTGGAGCGGGAAGAGGAGTTTCAGCAGAGATTAGCTGAAGCTCTTGTGGAGGAGACAGCAGTCACGTTGAATGT GAGACTAGCAAAGAGTCTGCCTCTGCCCTCCGAGAACCAACACAGCCGCCCCAGGATAGACTTGGTGGTTTTTATCATCAATCTCGCTTCTGAGCTCAG TCTTCATTCTGCCCAAGCCTCCCTCAAATATTTGGACCCTGGATATTTCCTTGGAAAGGTTTGCTTCATGGCCACCAACG CACGCAGCGTCATGGCCTCCCCAGAGCGCCTAGACGCCCTCAGAGAGCTGGCCTCGTCATTGCACTGCACGCTACTTTTTGCTGAGGATCAG ACGGCAGATGGTGTGACCAATGCCTCGGAGAGACTGCTGACCATCTTGAAGGTGGCGGCCGGTCTCGTTCCCATGACGACGGCCCTCTATCTGTCCAACCTGACCATGTGCACCGTGCCCTCTGAGACGAATGAGGTGGATTATGGTTAA
- the LOC119123184 gene encoding serine/arginine repetitive matrix protein 5-like isoform X1, translating to MSLPSEDCYCRRFQPNTFDPSRCSTCLRPDHMHLNTAPEDASQKWELGDDEQVLSEVNSSASSDDITDAWTYEWSLVRSLSPECELDICDTDTQSSSTNNSHSPERSRSPSSERNCVTLGDMTRMDPSPIRSAGSPWMDERRGRNRSRRTSESRGVREQESGYFSPDRRTDSEHLTEDVNKKSYRYYERGRPLPNNYVPEPKASVPYRNINLGVPSQRRNPETYMLDTWRSESPQRYSYHSNFRKGTESSRNSPTRHSSVSPDRHKSSDHRMRSLSRSETRSHGSSHLPSQRTSSRSSSSRRRGSFASRTVSPSRLTASHKRTDSFSQNGGYEAQGGCSRESKSPSQTSNKHSLDSERLYRNLESISRRTSSSIFQQNTNEGSQRSPRSKEGSLSRNGSHNNTSPKLSASPGSWQGSSQSVLGIPISRSLKHGTDHQGSAGSPPPVVIPEMDESKNTKIGRDRSRSNVRSGMEALLLSEPKTAAQELEEVGMTLEDYIVLADIPTIQVESEEDFPGLTKRNQSPSPCREQRFRTQSHQPQAEFYSWNFASDERGRGRERGRDRREKKDSENGRLSQRQSTTSLHTQNSDKQSGEQRDSKPDERGLHDCPQTQMLRL from the exons ATGTCTCTACCATCTGAGGACTGCTATTGCCGGCGTTTCCAGCCCAACACCTTTGACCCGTCTCGTTGCAGCACCTGCCTGCGGCCAGATCACATGCACCTTAACACTGCACCTGAAGATGCTTCACAAAAGTGG gAGTTGGGTGATGATGAGCAAGTCTTATCTGAGGTGAACTCAAGTGCCAgcagtgatgacatcacagatgcTTGGACCTACGAGTGGAGTCTTGTCCGCAGTTTGAGTCCTGAGTGCGAACTTGATATCTGTGACACTGACACACAATCTAG CTCTACAAATAATAGCCACAGTCCAGAGAGGAGCAGGTCCCCAAGTTCAGAAAGGAATTGTGTCACCCTCGGAGATATGACCCGGATGGACCCTTCTCCCATTCGCAGTGCTGGGAGTCCCTGGATGGACGAGAGGAGAGGCAGGAACAGATCCCGCAGAACTTCAG AGTCCAGAGGAGTCAGGGAACAAGAAAGTGGCTACTTCTCTCCAGACCGAAGAACTGATAGTGAACATCTGACAGAGGATGTCAACAAAAAATCTTATCGCTACTACGAGAGGGGTCGTCCACTCCCCAACAATTACGTCCCTGAACCCAAAGCCTCTGTCCCGTATCGGAACATCAATCTCGGTGTTCCCTCCCAGAGGAGGAACCCTGAAACGTACATGCTGGACACTTGGAGAAGCGAATCTCCTCAGAGGTATTCATACCACTCCAATTTCCGAAAGGGGACCGAGTCATCGAGGAACTCTCCAACACGTCATAGCTCAGTGAGCCCAGACAGACACAAGAGCTCAGACCACCGAATGCGCTCTCTCTCCAGAAGTGAGACTCGATCTCATGGCTCGTCTCACCTTCCCTCTCAGCGTACATCCAGCAGGTCCAGCTCATCACGTAGACGAGGCTCCTTTGCCTCTCGAACGGTGTCACCGTCCAGACTAACAGCTTCTCACAAGCGCACCGACTCCTTTTCACAAAATGGAGGCTATGAAGCACAAGGAGGATGTAGCCGAGAATCCAAAAGCCCATCACAAACTTCCAACAAGCATAGTTTAGACTCTGAGAGGCTCTACAGAAATCTGGAGTCCATCTCCCGCCGTACTTCCTCCTCAATATTTCAACAGAACACAAATGAGGGATCCCAGAGATCTCCTCGAAGCAAAGAAGGCTCTCTGTCCAGAAATGGCTCACACAACAACACCTCACCAAAACTAAGCGCCTCTCCTGGATCCTGGCAGGGATCTTCACAGTCTGTGCTGGGCATTCCCATCTCTCGTAGTTTGAAACATGGCACGGATCACCAAGGGTCGGCTGGGTCGCCGCCACCTGTCGTGATCCCGGAAATGGACGAGAGCAAAAATACAAAGATCGGCCGTGACAGAAGCAGGAGTAACGTGAGGAGCGGCATGGAGGCCTTGCTCCTCTCTGAACCCAAGACGGCTGCTCAAGAGCTCGAGGAG GTGGGGATGACATTGGAAGACTACATCGTACTGGCTGACATTCCGACAATCCAAGTGGAGTCAGAGGAAGACTTTCCAGGTCTGACGAAGAGGAACCAGAGTCCAAGTCCTTGTAGAGAACAAAGGTTTCGGACTCAAAG CCATCAACCTCAGGCTGAATTCTACAGTTGGAATTTTGCTTCGGATGAGAGAGGCAGAGGTAGAGAGCGAGGGAGAGACAGGAGAGAGAAGAAGGACTCGGAGAACGGTCGCTTATCACAAAGACAGTCGACAACATCTCTCCATACACAG AATTCAGACAAGCAAAGTGGGGAGCAGAGAGACTCAAAGCCGGATGAGCGAGGACTTCACGACTGTCCGCAGACACAG ATGCTGCGACTCTGA
- the LOC119123184 gene encoding TRIO and F-actin-binding protein-like isoform X3, giving the protein MSRLDENDKWRKHWFVLDDESLKYYKDPEAEESDDLDGEIHLSACVNVSDWDVEKNYGLQIQTKRAVFTLSTVTSRLRRNWVTLLKQAIQNNTHQSESVSQKENPLSRGPSSCQPAARFTCSDSTAARSPPVEGLHPPADVDVHAEALSLREQMESIKRERPAKLINVDSPCGPGAPCVARLEAMEASHHKELQELQEKHEKEIGELEGRKNKTLEEERQASAKAMEALKEAHKEELEKARRLPGGDARAEASCRSHMLPVDVWHRELDVLSERFSEKCMQLSITERSSQRKESDLECKERELQQLWRENQELKAKLAEEISRMRYFITGQRPDVRSLGNVASEVEMVLRAKENEVQSLKKEVNCLQSEVQSLAKEKQAAYERYKEAYVELSDLKGRSRLEVDALNEHLRLVNAARQERAREACDQ; this is encoded by the exons ATGTCTCGACTGGATGAAAACGACAag tgGAGGAAACACTGGTTTGTTCTGGATGATGAGTCGCTGAAATATTACAAGGACCCAGAGGCTGAGGAG TCAGATGACTTGGACGGAGAAATTCACTTATCCGCTTGTGTCAACGTGTCAGACTgggatgtggaaaaaaactaCGGGCTCCAGATTCAa ACAAAGAGGGCAGTGTTCACTCTCTCTACAGTGACCTCTAGATTGCGGCGGAACTGGGTGACGTTACTGAAGCAGGCCATCCAGAACAACACGCA ccaatcagaaagcgTCAGCCAGAAAGAGAACCCCCTCTCCCGCGGCCCGTCGTCATGCCAACCGGCTGCTCGCTTCACCTGTTCCGACAGCACAGCTGCCCGCTCCCCTCCGGTTGAAGGCCTCCATCCGCCAGCAGACGTGGACGTGCATGCGGAG GCACTGTCGCTTAGAGAGCAAATGGAGAGCATTAAAAGAGAGCGTCCTGCCAAGCTGATAAACGTGGACAGTCCATGTGGACCCGGGGCCCCCTGCGTGGCCCGGCTTGAAGCCATGGAAGCATCCCATCACAAAGAACTGCAAGAGCTGCAGGAAAAACACGAGAAGGAGATCGGCGAGTTAGAGGgacgaaaaaacaaaacgctgGAGGAGGAACGGCAAGCTTCTGCTAAAG CCATGGAGGCCCTGAAAGAAGCCCACAAAGAGGAGCTGGAGAAGGCCAGGCGGCTGCCTGGGGGAGACGCACGTGCGGAGGCATCTTGCAGAAGCCACAT gTTGCCGGTGGACGTGTGGCATCGTGAGTTGGATGTCCTGTCTGAGCGTTTCTCCGAGAAATGTATGCAGCTGAGTATCACCGAGCGGAGCagccaaagaaaagaaagcgaTCTGGAATGCAAAGAAAGAGAGTTGCAACAGCTTTGGAGAGAGAACCAG gagCTTAAAGCCAAGCTGGCCGAAGAGATTAGCCGCATGCGCTATTTCATCACAGGACAGAGGCCGGACGTGCGGTCCCTTGGCAACGTGGCATCAGAAGTTGAG ATGGTGCTCCGAGCCAAAGAAAATGAGGTGCAGTCTCTTAAGAAAGAGGTCAACTGCCTTCAAAGTGAAGTCCAGTCTCTCGCTAAG GAGAAGCAGGCAGCCTATGAGCGCTACAAGGAGGCTTATGTGGAGCTGAGTGATTTGAAGGGTCGAAGCAGGTTGGAGGTGGATGCTCTCAATGAACACTTGAGACTAGTCAACGCTGCACGACAGGAGAGAGCGAGGGAAGCCTGTGACCAATGA
- the smdt1b gene encoding single-pass membrane protein with aspartate-rich tail 1b, whose protein sequence is MATSVLRISLRPNIRNAGLLARNNASKTSYLNRTTQTRNAVSSSSGAILPKPDKTPFGLIRMTAVVVPFLYVGTLISKNFAALLEEHDIFVPEDDDDDD, encoded by the exons ATGGCGACGAGTGTTTTACGGATCTCCCTGCGACCTAACATCAGGAATGCTGGACTACTGGCTCGTAACAATGCTTCAAAAACATCATATCTAAACAGGACAACGCAAACTCGAAATGCAGTTTCGTCGTCATCGGGGGCAATCCTACCGAAACCAGATAAA ACGCCCTTCGGTCTCATCCGCATGACTGCAGTGGTGGTGCCATTTCTCTATGTGGGAACTCTAATCAGCAAGAACTTTGCCGCTCTCTTGGAGGAGCATGACATCTTCGTTCCagaggatgatgacgacgacgactgA